One genomic window of Corynebacterium diphtheriae includes the following:
- the lnt gene encoding apolipoprotein N-acyltransferase → MNRISSQAARVLLTRFAAATVSALLVFSSYQPLGWYICAPIGIALLLWSLAPRHSERLSSRMSTLIAIVHSATLFLLLLPWIGEFVGAMPYIALSIFLSLYSILWGAPLAKLLSTRKGWITAPFVLLAVEWLRSNYPFGGFAWVRLAWGQIGGPLAPLAAWGGPALVSFATVLIGALIFALLQRTNTRLALTISAIMSVVTAGAWFNLSSSESQESTGQHQVTVAAVQGNVPRLGLDFNAQRRAVLANHVQETRKLTEPVDFVVWPENSSDVDPFADVRARNLIDSAVASVQAPIVVGTVTTDEVGARNAMVVFDPETGEGDWHVKKFLQPFGEWMPWRDFFRKFSSLVDLAGDFKPGEGNGVVRVHAAQLGEVVKLGISTCYEVAFDQAGRDAVLAGAQILATPTNNATFGFTDMTYQQLAMSRMRAIELDRAVVVAATSGVSAIVTPRGEVLQHSKIFESATLVQSLPLKETITFSARYGTLLEKVLVIIGTLCAVSALTIRRKMPKASARAPRK, encoded by the coding sequence GTGAATCGGATAAGTTCCCAAGCAGCTCGAGTGCTTCTCACACGTTTCGCTGCAGCGACAGTCTCGGCATTGCTCGTTTTTTCGTCTTATCAGCCTCTAGGCTGGTACATCTGTGCACCAATCGGTATCGCATTGCTGCTATGGTCACTAGCTCCTCGGCATTCAGAACGTCTTTCCTCGCGAATGAGCACACTTATCGCGATCGTACACTCCGCAACACTGTTTTTATTACTTCTCCCGTGGATCGGTGAATTTGTAGGGGCAATGCCTTACATTGCGTTGTCCATATTTTTATCTTTGTATTCAATTCTGTGGGGAGCACCGTTAGCAAAACTGCTATCTACACGAAAGGGCTGGATTACAGCCCCCTTTGTACTGCTCGCAGTGGAGTGGCTGAGGTCCAACTATCCATTCGGTGGTTTTGCATGGGTTCGCCTTGCATGGGGCCAGATAGGCGGCCCTTTAGCGCCTCTTGCAGCGTGGGGCGGCCCTGCATTAGTCTCATTTGCCACAGTGTTGATAGGTGCATTGATCTTCGCACTGCTCCAGCGCACAAATACACGATTGGCTCTCACAATCTCTGCCATCATGAGTGTGGTCACGGCTGGCGCATGGTTTAATCTCAGTTCTTCCGAAAGCCAAGAATCAACAGGGCAACACCAAGTCACTGTAGCCGCTGTTCAAGGCAATGTTCCTCGACTTGGATTAGATTTCAATGCTCAGCGTAGGGCTGTATTAGCGAACCATGTACAAGAAACGAGAAAATTAACTGAACCAGTTGACTTCGTAGTGTGGCCAGAAAATTCCTCGGATGTCGATCCCTTTGCAGATGTTCGTGCACGCAATCTCATCGATTCTGCGGTCGCTTCAGTGCAAGCGCCCATTGTTGTCGGGACGGTCACAACCGATGAAGTAGGCGCTCGAAATGCCATGGTGGTTTTCGATCCGGAAACTGGGGAAGGGGACTGGCATGTCAAAAAGTTTTTACAACCATTTGGCGAGTGGATGCCATGGCGCGACTTCTTCCGAAAGTTTTCTTCGCTCGTTGATCTCGCCGGCGATTTCAAACCAGGTGAAGGTAACGGGGTTGTTCGAGTTCATGCTGCCCAATTAGGAGAAGTAGTCAAGCTCGGAATCAGCACTTGTTACGAAGTGGCGTTTGACCAAGCAGGACGCGACGCGGTACTCGCTGGGGCACAAATTTTAGCGACCCCTACAAATAATGCCACTTTTGGATTTACAGATATGACTTATCAGCAGCTTGCCATGAGCCGTATGCGTGCAATCGAACTCGACCGAGCAGTGGTTGTAGCAGCTACTTCAGGCGTTTCGGCTATAGTGACACCGCGTGGTGAAGTACTCCAACACTCGAAAATATTCGAATCAGCGACTCTAGTACAATCGCTTCCGTTGAAAGAAACCATCACTTTTTCCGCGCGGTATGGCACGCTATTGGAGAAAGTCTTGGTTATTATTGGAACTCTATGCGCAGTATCTGCGTTAACTATACGCAGAAAGATGCCTAAAGCATCAGCTCGAGCACCACGCAAATAG
- a CDS encoding FxsA family protein, with product MRLYFALPYLLIEALAFWGVSRWLGTGVALILLFVCLFGGLILAAWEMQNISRKLSRGTASAGRAVGDLGLIGAGAMGVAMPGFVTSIAGLLLIFTPTRALVRNLLAKKLRTKIEELGAKSFEATNAYRQQAHYGSFAQPNTSEVIDEEEIQSWTRNLKPEDFGSDDSGSNDSGRK from the coding sequence ATGCGTCTTTATTTTGCTTTGCCCTACCTCCTCATCGAGGCCTTGGCTTTTTGGGGAGTATCTCGGTGGCTCGGAACTGGGGTCGCCTTGATCCTCCTTTTTGTGTGCTTGTTCGGTGGCCTGATTCTTGCTGCATGGGAAATGCAAAATATTTCCCGCAAACTTAGCCGCGGGACGGCTTCCGCGGGACGTGCCGTAGGCGACCTTGGTTTGATAGGTGCCGGAGCAATGGGCGTTGCAATGCCCGGCTTCGTTACCTCAATTGCTGGTCTACTGCTTATCTTCACACCCACACGTGCTTTAGTGAGAAATCTCTTAGCAAAAAAGCTTCGGACGAAGATCGAAGAACTCGGTGCCAAAAGCTTTGAAGCTACAAATGCGTATCGACAACAAGCACACTACGGATCGTTCGCACAACCTAATACCTCTGAAGTGATCGATGAAGAAGAAATACAGTCGTGGACTCGAAATCTAAAGCCAGAAGATTTCGGTTCCGATGATTCAGGCTCTAACGACTCGGGCCGAAAGTAG